One Bacillota bacterium genomic window, GAAACAAGTGATCGCTTTAATGTAGAAGAAGCCATTCAAGAAAACATACAGTTTATACAAAACGAACACTCTTCTTTTACACAAGGGTTATTTGGACTTCATGCTTCTTTAAGTTTATCAGATGATACACTTTTAAACGTTTCAAAAAATCTCCAAAACAATCCAATCCATATCCACGTAGCTGAAAGTAAAATGGATGAACAAGATTCCATTTCAAATTATGGATTACGCGTCATAAATCGATTGGATCAATTTAAACTCATCCAAAAAAACAGTATTTTAGTTCATGCTCTTTATGTTAATGATGCAGAACTTACTATTATTAAAGAAAGAGAAGCAGTTGTAGCGTTAAACATCTCTTCGAACATGAATAACGGTGTTGGGCTTCCTAATTATAATGCACTTAAAGAGAAAGGAATAAAAGTCATCATTGGAAATGATGGACTGTCTTCTTCCATGACGCTAGAATATTTATATCTTTATTATTCTATGCATTTGAAAGAGGAATCACCTCTAGCTTTTTCACTTGAAGATTTACGTAAAATCATCTTAGATACTTATGAATTTGCAAGTAATCGGTTTAACATAAAAATGGGTAAAATTGAAAAGGGATATGTCGCAGATTTGTTAACAATTCCATACATAGAGCCCACTCCTTTAAACAAAGACAATGTTTTAAGTCACTTGTTTTTTGGATTGTTTCCTCAATTTAAACCTAAAAATGTATTTGTTGCAGGAAAACAAGTTTTAACTAATTATCACGTATCACCTGCTTTAGAAGCTTCCTATCTTTTGGCAAAAACAAAAGCCTCAAAGTTATGGGAAGAAATCAAGAAAGAAGGTTAATGAAATGAACTTAAAAACATCGTTTGATGGATTGACTTTAAAAAATCCATTAATGCCAGCTTCTGGTCCTTTAGTTGGAGATCTTGAAAAATTAATATATATGGTAAATCAAGATTGTGGAGCAATAGTAACCAAAACCATTTCTACAAAAGAACCTCACATTCCAAAGCCTTGTATCTATGGAGACAAAGAGTTTATCATGAATAGCGAACTTTGGAGTGAATATTCAAAAGAAGTTTGGGTTGAAGAAATTTTGCCTGCTTTTATGAAAGAAAAAGATCGACCATTAATTATAAGCGTTGGCTATTCAAAAGAAGATATGGAACTTTTAATTCCAATTTTAGATCCATTTGCTGATGCGTTTGAAGTATCAACTCATTATGTTGGAAAAGATTTATCGGTAATTGCTGAGACTGTAAAAACCATAAGAAAACATACACTTAAACCTGTATATATGAAAATAAGCCCACACATTCCTAGTCCTGAAGATTTTGCAAGAACGGTAAGAGATGCTGGAGCTAGTGGAATTGTTGCAATAAATTCTCTTGGACCTACTTTAAAAATAGATATTGAAACAAGATCCATCGTTTATGGAAATGATTCAGGGTTTGTATGGACGAGTGGGCCTTCGATTAAACCTGTTGCTTTAGCCATTATTTATAAGATTAAAAAAGCATTACCCGATTTCACCGTTATTGGTGTTGGGGGTATTAAAAGCGCAGAAGATGTAATTGAATTTTTGCTTGCAGGAGCGTCAGCCGTTCAAATGTTATCAGGAGCACTTTTAAAAGGGAAAGATTTATATTCAAAAATCATATCAGATTTACCGAAAGTTCTTCAAAAATATGGTTTTTCTAGCGTTGAAGAAGTTATTCAAACAACGCTTACTAATTCTGTGAAATATAGCGCAAGTCTTCCACACTTAATTGAAGACAAATGCATTAAGTGTATGATTTGCATGAAGATATGTCCCTATTTTGCAATTGATTTCAAAGACAAAATTACGTTTAATTCTAAAAAATGTTTTGAATGTGGCTTATGCGTTTCAAAATGCCCAACTGCTGCAATAGTGATGGACTAAATCAAGGAGGTATCTTATGAAAGATATAAGTGTTTCAATTCCAAAAGTAGATAATCTTGAAAAAACATCAGGTAGTGCTTTGTATGTGAATGATTATGATATGGAAGGCATGCTTTATGCTAAAACACTTCGTTCGACGATTTCAAAAGGAAAAATTAAAGAAATAGAAATCCCTTACCTTCCTTTCGGATACGAGATTGTTGATTACAAAGATGTTCCTGGACAAAATATTGTGAAAGTCATCTTTGACGATATGCCAGTATTTGCCAAAAATGAAGTAACCTATAAAGGCGAGCCTATCTTGCTTATTGTGGGAGAAGATAAAGTTGTTATTGATGAAATCTTAAAACAAATAAAAGTCATCTATATTGAAGAAACACCTACATATGAATGGAAAAATAGTTGTTGCCATTATCACTTCACGAAGGGAAATCCAATTTCTGTTTTTAATATGGCAAGTCGAGTAATCACTTATGATTATGAAACTGGTTATCAAGAACAAGCCTACATTGAGCCTCAAGGATTTTTAGGTTATCCAGAAGGGAAAAAGATTACCTTAATCGGGTCCATTCAATGCCCTTATTACGTTAAAAACGCAGTTATAATGGCTCTTGGAGTACCATTTGATGAAGTTAGAATTATTCAAGCATCCGTTGGTGGAGCCTTTGGCGGAAAAGAAGAATTTCCTTCATTAATCGGATGTCAATTAGCCGTTGCAGTTGCTAAAATTCAAAAACCAATTAAACTCATTTATGAAAGAGAAGAAGATATGATTTCTTCTACGAAACGTCATCCTTCCAAAATTACAATGAGTGCAGCTATAAATGACAAAAAAGAATTAATAGGAATTAAGGCAAAAGTCGGAATTGATGCTGGAGCAACCATTGGCTTAAGTGGAGTGGTTTTATCAAGAGCATTAATTGCTTCAACCGGAGCTTATACCATTCCAAATTTAGAAGTGAATGGAGATGTTTATTTAACCAATACAGTTCCAAATGGGGCATTTAGAGGCTTTGGAGCTCCGCAAATGTTGTTTGCCATCGAAATGTTTATGGAACACATCGCAAAAGATTTGTCAGAAGATCCTTTTTTGTATCGTTTAAAATATCTTGCAAAACAAGGAGATCCTACTTCAACAAATGGGTTATTTCGAGACCCAATTATTATGAAACAAATGATTGAAAAAGCGATGGTAGTCTCAGATTACTCTAAAAAAATAAAAGAATTTTCTACAGATAATTCCTTTAGAGGAATCGGTATGAGTTGGTTTTTACATGGATGTGGATTTACCGGAAGTGGTGAATCAACTCATATTCATGCAAAAGTTAAATTAAGAAAAGACAAACAAAATAAGGTACATATTCTAATTGCTGCTGTAGATATGGGGCAAGGCGTTAAAACGACAATGAGAAAAGTAGTTTCAGATATTCTAAATTTGCCAATTGATCAAGTAATTTATAATAATCCTGATACGGATTTTGTTCCAGATTCTGGACCAACAGTTGCCTCTAGAACAATGATGATTGTTGGCGGACTTGTCGCAAGATGTGCCCTTCAATTGAAAGAAAAATGGATCGATTTGGAAGAAATTATTTGTGAAGAAAATTACAGTCAACCAGATTATATTAAATGGGATGAATCTACTTTTACAGGAGATGCATATCCTGCATATTCTTGGGGAGTAAATGTTGTTGAAGTGAAAGTTAATAAAGCAACATATATGACTGATATTGCTGGTGTATGGAGCGTATACGATCTTGGAAAAGCCATAGATGAAAGGATTGTCTTAGGCCAAGCCGATGGAGGAATCGCTCAAGGCATCGCTTATGGATATTTAGAAGTCATGGAAGTAAAAAACGGAAAAATAATGCAAAAGAATTTTACAGACTATATGATTCCAACCGCATCTGATGTAGGTCAAATGGAAACTTATATTATGGATAATCCTTATCCTTTAGGACCTTATGGGGCAAAAGGCGTGGGAGAATTGACCTTAGTAGGTGGAGCACCAGCAGTAGCAAAAGCAATTGAAAATGCAATAAATAGAAAAGTTTTAAAAATTCCTGCAACACCAGAATTGATAATGGAGTTGATTGAAAATGGCAAACATTAATTTTAAATTAAATGGAGAATTTGTCTCAATTGAGGCAAATCCCGGACAACGATTACTCGATGTTTTACGAAATGAATTCAAATTAACTGGTGTAAAGGAAGGATGCGGAGAAGGAGAATGCGGAGCTTGTGCAGTCTTAATAAACAACGAGATTGTTAACTCTTGTTCCATTCCTCTTGCAAACATTGATGGATCAGAAATTATAACCATCGAAGGATTTTCAAAGACAAAACAATTTGAAGTGTTACAACATTCTTTTGAAGAAGAAGGAGCCGTGCAGTGTGGCTTTTGTACACCAGGAATGATCATTGCCTCTGAAAGTTTGCTCCACAAAAATCCTCATCCAACTACTGAAGAAATCAAAATTGGATTATCTGGAAATCTATGTCGTTGTACTGGATATAACATGATTATTAAAGCTGTTCAAAAAGCTTCGAAGGATGGCGATGGATTATGGTAAAACAAGTAATTGCAAAAACACTTATTGAAGCGTTAAATTACTTAAATGAAGAACCCTATCAAGTTCTAGCCGGAGGAACTGATTTAATGATTCAAAACAGGTCTTCTGCGGATACTCCTGTCGCATTTAAAAAGAATATTTTATACGTGTCTTCTATTGAAGAATTAAAATACATTAAAAAAAAGAAAAATCAAATTTTAATTGGAGCGCTTACTCCGCTTGAAACCATAATGAATCACGAGTTAACGCCTGCAATTTTAAAAGAAACAATCTCTGAAATGGCGTCTCCTGCAATAAGACATATCGCAACTCTTTCAGGAAATATAGGAAATGCTTCTCCAGCTGGAGACAGTTTAGTGCCTTTATATCTTCTCGATTGTAAAGTAAAACTGGCTTCAAAAGATAAAGAGAGACTGATTTTTCTTAAAGATTTAATTGTAGGCCCTCGAATTACTTTATTAGAAGAAAATGAAATGATTACCGAAATCCAAATTTCATGTTTGGATTTTACAAAATCTTCTTTTGTAAAGGTAGGTGGCAGAAAAGCCGATGCCATTTCAAAAGTATCATTTGCTGGAGCTGTTCTTATCAAAGAAAAAATGATTGTCGATCTTAGATTTGTATTTGGAAGTGTTTATAAAACGGTTGTTCGTCTTCCAGAAATTGAACAAAAATATAAAGATTGGACCATTTCTGAATTAAAAGATGCATTAGAAGATGTGCTACAAGATTACGAAAAATATATCTTGCCAATTGATGATCAACGTTCAACTAGTGTTTACCGAAAAAAAGTAGCTCTTAATCTATTATCAGATTTTATAGAAAATTTGTAAAAACACACTTTAAGAAAAGAGGCGATTCTATGAATCATAAAGATTTATCTCTTCGCTCAAGAGGAATTGAGTTATCATCTTTGGTATTGAAAAACGCTCGTATCATTAACGTGTTTAATGGATTAATCGAAGATGCAGATATTGCCATTGAAGATGGAATTATTGTAGGTATTGGATCTTATAGCGGAAAAACCGAAATTGATCTATTTCATCAATATGTCTCTCCAGGATTTATCGATGGGCATGTTCACATTGAATCCTCTATGCTTGTACCATCTGAATTTGCAAAAATCGTCATGCCAAAAGGAACCACCTCTGTTATAGCTGATCCTCATGAAATTGCTAACGTTTGTGGCTTAGATGGAATACGATTTATGATTGAATCAAGCAAGAAAGTTCCGCTTGATTGTTTTATGATGATTCCATCTTGCGTGCCTTCGACTCCTTATGAAACTTCTGGAGCTAAAATTGATGCAAAAGATCTATCTGCTTTTTTAAAAGAAGAAAATATTTTAGGTCTAGGCGAAGTAATGGATTACCCTGGAGTGATTTTAGGTAAAGACGATATCTACGATAAAATTAATATCATGAAAAACCATCCAATAGATGGACATTCTCCTGGAATTTATGGGAAAGAGTTAAATGCTTACATTATGTCTGGAATTCAAACTGACCACGAAGCCACTTCACCTTTGGAATTAATGGAAAAAGTATCAAGAGGAATGTACATTCATCTAAGAGAAGGTTCAGCCACAAGGAACGTAAAAGCCTTATCTGTCGCTGTTAATCCCCTTAATTCTCATCGATTGCTTTTTTGTACAGATGACAAACACCCAGAAGACATTAAAAAAGAAGGTCACATTAATTACAATATCAATCTAGCTATTGAAAATGGAGTTGATCCCATTTGTGCGATTCAAATGGCAACCATTAACGTTGCCACTTGTTATCAATTAAAAGGGTATGGTGCTATTGCACCTGGGTATGTTGCAGATCTAGTTGTTTTCGATAACCTTTTGTATATTGAACCCAAAATGGTATATAAGAAAGGCACTCTTGTTGCTAAAAACAATATTTCTCTCTTTGAATCTGATACGGCTTTAAATGATTCCGTTTTAAACACAGTTCATATCAAAACAGAAGATATTTCTTTTCAAATCCCTTTAAAAAGTGATAAAGTGAATGTCATTGGATTAATTAAAAACAATGTTACAACTTTAAAAATAATTGAAAAAGTAAAAGTTGTAAACGGTTTTTACGAACAAGAAGATTCATCGGATTTATTAAAACTTGCAGTAATCGAAAGACATCACTTCACAGGTAATATAGGACTTGCCCTTGTGAAAGGGTATGGATTAAAAAAAGGAGCAATTGCTTTAACCATTGCTCATGATTCTCATAATTTAATGATTTTATCGGATAACGATATCGATATGAAAATTGCAATGGACAAAATCATTGAAATTGGTGGAGGAATTGTTTTAGTAAAAGAAGGAAAAGTCATGCATTCTTTGACATTAGAAGTAGGTGGAATCATGACTTCTAAAGGGAGCGCTCATGTAGAAGATCTTCTTTATAAAATGGAAAGAGATATTCGAAAAATGGGTGTAAAAGATGAAATAGATGATCCTTTCTTATCTCTTGCCTTTTTATCTCTTCCTGTAATACCTGAATTAAAATGTACTGATTTTGGATTATTTGATGTTAATTCATTTCAAATTATTCCTTTAGAAGTAGAGGGAGGAGTTCTATGAAATACGTAAAAGGATATGAGTGTAGTCTTTGTCATAAATTTTTTCCAATTCAAGAAGAATTATTTACTTGTCCTGATTGTGGCGAAAAAGGAATTTTAGATATCATCTATGATTATGAAGCTATGAAAAAGGAAGTTACAAAAGAATATTTCTTAAAGAATTCTGAAAAATCGATGTGGCGCTATCATTTGCTTATGAGTGTCAATGAAGAACTACTTGAAAAGACCTTAAAAGTAGGAAATACTCCACTTTATACGTCTTTTAATTTAGCTTCAATCATTAACGTAAAGACACTTTACATAAAAGATGAAGGATTAAATCCAACTCAATCATTAAAAGATAGAGCATCCGCAGTGGCGGTTATAAAAGCTATGGAAAAGAACCAAACAACTCTTGCTTGTTCTTCAACTGGAAACGCTGCTTCAAGTCTTGCAGGTAATGCAGCTAGAATGGGTCTAAATACAGTTATTTTTGTACCGAAAAGAGCTCCAGTTGGTAAATTAACACAATTGTTATATTATGGAGCGACCGTTATTAAAGTAGATGGAGACTATAAAGATGCTTTTCAATTATCTAAACTAGCAATCAATCATTATAAGTGGTATAATCGGAATGCTGCCATTAATCCTCATTTAGTTGAAGGGAAAAAAACAGTAGCTTTCGAAATTGCAGAACAGCTACAATTTAAACCAACGGATTGGGTTGTAGTATCAGTGGGAGATGGGTGTACCATAGCCGGCGTGTACAAAGGATTTTATGATTTGTTTCGTCTTGGACTTATCGATAAAATCCCGAAATTATTAGGAGTACAAAGTGAAGGTTGCTCTCCTTTCGTTGAGGCTTAC contains:
- a CDS encoding amidohydrolase family protein, with product MKAFINARIYDFHTFRENSYVLFDEQIIEIGKMSDFTIKGIEQIDCEGQILMPSLVCGHSHIYSTFARGMNVEFHPQNFMEILTQLWWKMDYHITNDITYASGIVASVDFIKNGVTTLIDHHASKEIIGSLEQLKKAVCEDASLRGIFAFETSDRFNVEEAIQENIQFIQNEHSSFTQGLFGLHASLSLSDDTLLNVSKNLQNNPIHIHVAESKMDEQDSISNYGLRVINRLDQFKLIQKNSILVHALYVNDAELTIIKEREAVVALNISSNMNNGVGLPNYNALKEKGIKVIIGNDGLSSSMTLEYLYLYYSMHLKEESPLAFSLEDLRKIILDTYEFASNRFNIKMGKIEKGYVADLLTIPYIEPTPLNKDNVLSHLFFGLFPQFKPKNVFVAGKQVLTNYHVSPALEASYLLAKTKASKLWEEIKKEG
- a CDS encoding 4Fe-4S binding protein; translated protein: MNLKTSFDGLTLKNPLMPASGPLVGDLEKLIYMVNQDCGAIVTKTISTKEPHIPKPCIYGDKEFIMNSELWSEYSKEVWVEEILPAFMKEKDRPLIISVGYSKEDMELLIPILDPFADAFEVSTHYVGKDLSVIAETVKTIRKHTLKPVYMKISPHIPSPEDFARTVRDAGASGIVAINSLGPTLKIDIETRSIVYGNDSGFVWTSGPSIKPVALAIIYKIKKALPDFTVIGVGGIKSAEDVIEFLLAGASAVQMLSGALLKGKDLYSKIISDLPKVLQKYGFSSVEEVIQTTLTNSVKYSASLPHLIEDKCIKCMICMKICPYFAIDFKDKITFNSKKCFECGLCVSKCPTAAIVMD
- a CDS encoding xanthine dehydrogenase family protein molybdopterin-binding subunit: MKDISVSIPKVDNLEKTSGSALYVNDYDMEGMLYAKTLRSTISKGKIKEIEIPYLPFGYEIVDYKDVPGQNIVKVIFDDMPVFAKNEVTYKGEPILLIVGEDKVVIDEILKQIKVIYIEETPTYEWKNSCCHYHFTKGNPISVFNMASRVITYDYETGYQEQAYIEPQGFLGYPEGKKITLIGSIQCPYYVKNAVIMALGVPFDEVRIIQASVGGAFGGKEEFPSLIGCQLAVAVAKIQKPIKLIYEREEDMISSTKRHPSKITMSAAINDKKELIGIKAKVGIDAGATIGLSGVVLSRALIASTGAYTIPNLEVNGDVYLTNTVPNGAFRGFGAPQMLFAIEMFMEHIAKDLSEDPFLYRLKYLAKQGDPTSTNGLFRDPIIMKQMIEKAMVVSDYSKKIKEFSTDNSFRGIGMSWFLHGCGFTGSGESTHIHAKVKLRKDKQNKVHILIAAVDMGQGVKTTMRKVVSDILNLPIDQVIYNNPDTDFVPDSGPTVASRTMMIVGGLVARCALQLKEKWIDLEEIICEENYSQPDYIKWDESTFTGDAYPAYSWGVNVVEVKVNKATYMTDIAGVWSVYDLGKAIDERIVLGQADGGIAQGIAYGYLEVMEVKNGKIMQKNFTDYMIPTASDVGQMETYIMDNPYPLGPYGAKGVGELTLVGGAPAVAKAIENAINRKVLKIPATPELIMELIENGKH
- a CDS encoding (2Fe-2S)-binding protein, which codes for MANINFKLNGEFVSIEANPGQRLLDVLRNEFKLTGVKEGCGEGECGACAVLINNEIVNSCSIPLANIDGSEIITIEGFSKTKQFEVLQHSFEEEGAVQCGFCTPGMIIASESLLHKNPHPTTEEIKIGLSGNLCRCTGYNMIIKAVQKASKDGDGLW
- a CDS encoding FAD binding domain-containing protein, with amino-acid sequence MVKQVIAKTLIEALNYLNEEPYQVLAGGTDLMIQNRSSADTPVAFKKNILYVSSIEELKYIKKKKNQILIGALTPLETIMNHELTPAILKETISEMASPAIRHIATLSGNIGNASPAGDSLVPLYLLDCKVKLASKDKERLIFLKDLIVGPRITLLEENEMITEIQISCLDFTKSSFVKVGGRKADAISKVSFAGAVLIKEKMIVDLRFVFGSVYKTVVRLPEIEQKYKDWTISELKDALEDVLQDYEKYILPIDDQRSTSVYRKKVALNLLSDFIENL
- the ade gene encoding adenine deaminase; protein product: MNHKDLSLRSRGIELSSLVLKNARIINVFNGLIEDADIAIEDGIIVGIGSYSGKTEIDLFHQYVSPGFIDGHVHIESSMLVPSEFAKIVMPKGTTSVIADPHEIANVCGLDGIRFMIESSKKVPLDCFMMIPSCVPSTPYETSGAKIDAKDLSAFLKEENILGLGEVMDYPGVILGKDDIYDKINIMKNHPIDGHSPGIYGKELNAYIMSGIQTDHEATSPLELMEKVSRGMYIHLREGSATRNVKALSVAVNPLNSHRLLFCTDDKHPEDIKKEGHINYNINLAIENGVDPICAIQMATINVATCYQLKGYGAIAPGYVADLVVFDNLLYIEPKMVYKKGTLVAKNNISLFESDTALNDSVLNTVHIKTEDISFQIPLKSDKVNVIGLIKNNVTTLKIIEKVKVVNGFYEQEDSSDLLKLAVIERHHFTGNIGLALVKGYGLKKGAIALTIAHDSHNLMILSDNDIDMKIAMDKIIEIGGGIVLVKEGKVMHSLTLEVGGIMTSKGSAHVEDLLYKMERDIRKMGVKDEIDDPFLSLAFLSLPVIPELKCTDFGLFDVNSFQIIPLEVEGGVL
- the thrC gene encoding threonine synthase yields the protein MKYVKGYECSLCHKFFPIQEELFTCPDCGEKGILDIIYDYEAMKKEVTKEYFLKNSEKSMWRYHLLMSVNEELLEKTLKVGNTPLYTSFNLASIINVKTLYIKDEGLNPTQSLKDRASAVAVIKAMEKNQTTLACSSTGNAASSLAGNAARMGLNTVIFVPKRAPVGKLTQLLYYGATVIKVDGDYKDAFQLSKLAINHYKWYNRNAAINPHLVEGKKTVAFEIAEQLQFKPTDWVVVSVGDGCTIAGVYKGFYDLFRLGLIDKIPKLLGVQSEGCSPFVEAYESGLPLAEAEELTIADSIAVGIPRNPIKAINAVKLSLGSWMKVSDKLILDSMVLLGKTEGIFAEPAAAASLAGLIQARKQNVITKEDSVTIIVTGNGLKDTQNALKAIQEPPTLKPNLSELINYLKTRGENDE